In the Diachasmimorpha longicaudata isolate KC_UGA_2023 chromosome 1, iyDiaLong2, whole genome shotgun sequence genome, one interval contains:
- the LOC135160668 gene encoding splicing factor YJU2-like isoform X3, which produces MKLKYYPPDFDPSKIPRMELAKNRQYTVRLMAPFNMRCKTCGEYIYKGKKFNARKEDVDGDDYLGIRIYRFYIKCTRCLQEISFKTDPKNTDYEIEAGATRNFMALKLAEEQAQREEDEEKEEEAINPMKLLEKRIHQCKQALELLESLEELKDLNWRQQRINYDEMLEQYNTSIARQRTIKEQEKLDEELVQSIFSKKRLIGHVLEEEIIELDDPDDPSIRPKRLHSSDELTTTVNSGETSDGKASSMIQGDMTKPSTLTSSSVGEGTSLSWSAVSTAPQNRSEQLIKKKTCLGIVAGRHDNKDLKPLTSPNRQNDNSSNSHSVDGISTNGLALLGAYSEGSDDCSSEIS; this is translated from the exons ATGAAATTG AAATATTATCCCCCGGATTTTGATCCGTCGAAGATACCTCGCATGGAACTTGCCAAAAATCGTCAATATACAGTACGTCTAATGGCTCCCTTCAACATGAGATGTAAAACGTGCGGTGAATACATttacaaaggaaaaaaattcaatgcccGCAAGGAGGACGTCGACGGTGACGATTACCTCGGCATTAGGATATACAGATTCTACATAAAATGCACGAGATGTCTGCAGGAGATATCCTTCAAGACAGATCCAAAAAACACTGATTATGAGATCGAGGCAGGAGCTACGAGGAACTTCATGGCATTGAAATTAGCGGAGGAGCAAGCGCAGAGGGAGGAGGACGAGGAAAAGGAAGAGGAGGCAATCAATCCcatgaaattattggaaaagagAATACACCAATGTAAACAGGCATTAGAATTACTCGAGTCTTTGGAGGAATTGAAGGACCTCAACTGGCGACAGCAGAGAATCAATTACGACGAGATGTTGGAGCAGTACAACACCTCCATCGCTAGACAGAGAACGATCAAAGAGCAAGAGAAATTGGACGAGGAATTGGTTCAATCCATCTTCAGCAAAAAGAGATTAATCGGCCATGTTTTAGAAGAGGAAATCATTGAGCTGGACGACCCTGATGATCCTTCCATTCGACCGAAGAGGCTGCACAGTTCCGATGAATTAACTACAACCGTCAATTCCGGTGAAACATCAGACGGTAAAGCCAGTTCAATGATACAGGGTGACATGACGAAGCCTAGTACCTTAACATCATCTTCGGTAGGAGAAGGTACCTCGTTGAGTTGGTCCGCAGTTTCTACTGCACCTCAAAATAGAAGCGAACAGTTaatcaagaaaaaaacatGTCTAGGAATTGTTGCTGGTCGACATGATAATAAGGATTTGAAGCCTCTTACATCACCAAATAGACAGAATGATAATTCAAGCAACTCGCATAGTGTTGACGGCATTAGCACGAATGGCTTGGCGTTATTAGGGGCATATTCTGAAGGCAGTGATGACTGTAGCAGCGAAATAAGTTAA
- the LOC135160668 gene encoding splicing factor YJU2-like isoform X1, producing the protein MSLGLINRDLSERSEKYYPPDFDPSKIPRMELAKNRQYTVRLMAPFNMRCKTCGEYIYKGKKFNARKEDVDGDDYLGIRIYRFYIKCTRCLQEISFKTDPKNTDYEIEAGATRNFMALKLAEEQAQREEDEEKEEEAINPMKLLEKRIHQCKQALELLESLEELKDLNWRQQRINYDEMLEQYNTSIARQRTIKEQEKLDEELVQSIFSKKRLIGHVLEEEIIELDDPDDPSIRPKRLHSSDELTTTVNSGETSDGKASSMIQGDMTKPSTLTSSSVGEGTSLSWSAVSTAPQNRSEQLIKKKTCLGIVAGRHDNKDLKPLTSPNRQNDNSSNSHSVDGISTNGLALLGAYSEGSDDCSSEIS; encoded by the exons ATGTCATTGGGCCTGATAAACCGTGATTTATCTGAGCGAAGCGAG AAATATTATCCCCCGGATTTTGATCCGTCGAAGATACCTCGCATGGAACTTGCCAAAAATCGTCAATATACAGTACGTCTAATGGCTCCCTTCAACATGAGATGTAAAACGTGCGGTGAATACATttacaaaggaaaaaaattcaatgcccGCAAGGAGGACGTCGACGGTGACGATTACCTCGGCATTAGGATATACAGATTCTACATAAAATGCACGAGATGTCTGCAGGAGATATCCTTCAAGACAGATCCAAAAAACACTGATTATGAGATCGAGGCAGGAGCTACGAGGAACTTCATGGCATTGAAATTAGCGGAGGAGCAAGCGCAGAGGGAGGAGGACGAGGAAAAGGAAGAGGAGGCAATCAATCCcatgaaattattggaaaagagAATACACCAATGTAAACAGGCATTAGAATTACTCGAGTCTTTGGAGGAATTGAAGGACCTCAACTGGCGACAGCAGAGAATCAATTACGACGAGATGTTGGAGCAGTACAACACCTCCATCGCTAGACAGAGAACGATCAAAGAGCAAGAGAAATTGGACGAGGAATTGGTTCAATCCATCTTCAGCAAAAAGAGATTAATCGGCCATGTTTTAGAAGAGGAAATCATTGAGCTGGACGACCCTGATGATCCTTCCATTCGACCGAAGAGGCTGCACAGTTCCGATGAATTAACTACAACCGTCAATTCCGGTGAAACATCAGACGGTAAAGCCAGTTCAATGATACAGGGTGACATGACGAAGCCTAGTACCTTAACATCATCTTCGGTAGGAGAAGGTACCTCGTTGAGTTGGTCCGCAGTTTCTACTGCACCTCAAAATAGAAGCGAACAGTTaatcaagaaaaaaacatGTCTAGGAATTGTTGCTGGTCGACATGATAATAAGGATTTGAAGCCTCTTACATCACCAAATAGACAGAATGATAATTCAAGCAACTCGCATAGTGTTGACGGCATTAGCACGAATGGCTTGGCGTTATTAGGGGCATATTCTGAAGGCAGTGATGACTGTAGCAGCGAAATAAGTTAA
- the LOC135160668 gene encoding splicing factor YJU2-like isoform X2, whose translation MSERKVLNKYYPPDFDPSKIPRMELAKNRQYTVRLMAPFNMRCKTCGEYIYKGKKFNARKEDVDGDDYLGIRIYRFYIKCTRCLQEISFKTDPKNTDYEIEAGATRNFMALKLAEEQAQREEDEEKEEEAINPMKLLEKRIHQCKQALELLESLEELKDLNWRQQRINYDEMLEQYNTSIARQRTIKEQEKLDEELVQSIFSKKRLIGHVLEEEIIELDDPDDPSIRPKRLHSSDELTTTVNSGETSDGKASSMIQGDMTKPSTLTSSSVGEGTSLSWSAVSTAPQNRSEQLIKKKTCLGIVAGRHDNKDLKPLTSPNRQNDNSSNSHSVDGISTNGLALLGAYSEGSDDCSSEIS comes from the exons ATGTCTGAACGTAAAGTATTAAAC AAATATTATCCCCCGGATTTTGATCCGTCGAAGATACCTCGCATGGAACTTGCCAAAAATCGTCAATATACAGTACGTCTAATGGCTCCCTTCAACATGAGATGTAAAACGTGCGGTGAATACATttacaaaggaaaaaaattcaatgcccGCAAGGAGGACGTCGACGGTGACGATTACCTCGGCATTAGGATATACAGATTCTACATAAAATGCACGAGATGTCTGCAGGAGATATCCTTCAAGACAGATCCAAAAAACACTGATTATGAGATCGAGGCAGGAGCTACGAGGAACTTCATGGCATTGAAATTAGCGGAGGAGCAAGCGCAGAGGGAGGAGGACGAGGAAAAGGAAGAGGAGGCAATCAATCCcatgaaattattggaaaagagAATACACCAATGTAAACAGGCATTAGAATTACTCGAGTCTTTGGAGGAATTGAAGGACCTCAACTGGCGACAGCAGAGAATCAATTACGACGAGATGTTGGAGCAGTACAACACCTCCATCGCTAGACAGAGAACGATCAAAGAGCAAGAGAAATTGGACGAGGAATTGGTTCAATCCATCTTCAGCAAAAAGAGATTAATCGGCCATGTTTTAGAAGAGGAAATCATTGAGCTGGACGACCCTGATGATCCTTCCATTCGACCGAAGAGGCTGCACAGTTCCGATGAATTAACTACAACCGTCAATTCCGGTGAAACATCAGACGGTAAAGCCAGTTCAATGATACAGGGTGACATGACGAAGCCTAGTACCTTAACATCATCTTCGGTAGGAGAAGGTACCTCGTTGAGTTGGTCCGCAGTTTCTACTGCACCTCAAAATAGAAGCGAACAGTTaatcaagaaaaaaacatGTCTAGGAATTGTTGCTGGTCGACATGATAATAAGGATTTGAAGCCTCTTACATCACCAAATAGACAGAATGATAATTCAAGCAACTCGCATAGTGTTGACGGCATTAGCACGAATGGCTTGGCGTTATTAGGGGCATATTCTGAAGGCAGTGATGACTGTAGCAGCGAAATAAGTTAA